Sequence from the Actinocatenispora sera genome:
CTGCCGGAAAGCTGCGAATGGGTGCTGCACAGCGCCGCCGCGCTGGCCCAGTTGTCGGCCGGGGACACGGCGAGCACCGGCCAGCTCGCCGAACACTTCGGCGTGCCCGCCCCCTACCTGGCCAAGCAGTTGGCGCACCTGGTCCGCGCCGGCGTGCTGACCGCCTCCACCGGGCCGCGCGGCGGGTTCCGGCTCGCCCGGCCGGCCGACCGCATCACCGTGCTCGACGTGGTCGAGGCGGTCGACGGCGGCGCCGACCCGTACCAGTGCCGCGAGCTGCGGCAACAGGGCCGCGGGGCGGCGCCGGCCGCGGAGTGCACCGAACCGTGCGCGCTGGCCGCCACGATGCGCACCGCACACGAGGCCTGGCGCGCCAGCCTGGCCGCGGTCAGCCTCGCCGACATCGTCGGCACGCTCCCGGCGGAGATCCCCGACCGCACCCGCCGGCTGCTCGCCCGCCCCCGCTGAGCCACCCGACCCAGCCCACCGCCGGGCTGGCTGCCCCCGCTGAGCCACCCGACCCAGCCCACCGCCGGGCTGGCTGCCCCCGCTGAGCCACCCCGACCCGGCCGGCGGCGTGCCGTGGCCGGGCGGGCCGCGCCGGCTGCGGGGACGATCCAGGGGCGGTGTTTCAATGGGCGGATGCTG
This genomic interval carries:
- a CDS encoding RrF2 family transcriptional regulator; the protein is MKLPESCEWVLHSAAALAQLSAGDTASTGQLAEHFGVPAPYLAKQLAHLVRAGVLTASTGPRGGFRLARPADRITVLDVVEAVDGGADPYQCRELRQQGRGAAPAAECTEPCALAATMRTAHEAWRASLAAVSLADIVGTLPAEIPDRTRRLLARPR